ACACGCAAGGTAACACAggcccagccagggctgtaCTTCTCACTAACAGGGAGCAGTGGATGACTAGGGAACAGCACCAGGATAAAACCAACATTCAGCACCAATCCCCTAATAAATCCAGTATTTGGAAGTCCACAGGTCAGAGATCCCTGAATCACAGAGAACATTTCTGGTGCCATGGCAGACTCTCAGCAGTCTTACAATTTTTCCAACCATGGAACCTCTCCAACTGAGGCACCTTCCCACTGTAACTAAGACATGTGCTGTGCTCTCCAGTCTCTCCTACAGCCCATGGGGGTGGAAGGTGCATAAAAACCTTGGTGGTCTCATCAGCACCATGCCTTAAGGACCCCAGAGTGACTGTGCTAGGAGGGAGAGCGTCAAGCATACTCTGTAACAGTTCAGCTAAAAGGAAAAGATGAGCAGAGACAGGACATATGGGAACCATCACAGACAAGCAGCAGATCTGCCTTGGGAAAACACCTACAAGTAAACATCAGTAAACATCTCTCTTTAGCCAGAGGGACCCATCACAGACACtaagagaaaaaccaaaaaaaccacctaTCTTCATTTTCTCTACCATTTCTCGCTGACTTTTCAAATAGACAGCACTAACAAATCAGGTTGGAAATATGCAGGTGCTAAAGAAATGCTTGTGtattaaaacaatattttaatcTTCTGAAACTACAGTTAGAGATGTAGACACACAGCTGTAAACCTTGATAATTCTCACTTCATACATCCCAAAATAATGACATGAAATTACACTGAAGTACAGCTCCATAACACAATTTCAAAAAACATCATAGAAGAAAGGGACTATGTAAGTTTCACTTCTGTAACAGCTCTGAACAACACCTATAATTTTAACTCCATGATTATACATCAATTCATAggcaaataaatatattaattccATTACAGTATTCAGTTTAAATTAGCCCCATCTGGACAGAAGAGGTATTTTACACACCTTCATTAAGAACAAACAGACCTCTATTAATCTTTTTACTCACATTTTCCCAGCAATTCAATAGAACAAAACCATTAGGAGATCCAAGAAAACAACGatttctatttaaaatggaGCCAAAAAACTTGGTTTCCAAAGCCCTCTCCTAAGTTAGAACAATCCAAGTTTTATGGTGAGAACCAAAGGATTTATGTCCAGAATCTGCACACAAACATCTTGCCAGGTATAGAACTTAAGACTAAGTACAGCAATCAGTTTCAggcaaagaaataaattcaCAGGAGGCACTGAGAGGAGCAGAGGTACAGCAGGGGCCGCCTAGCAAATTCAGCTGAAGAATACCAAGATGTGTAATATTGGAACATACTGCTGAAATGATGAAactttaaaactgtttttatagtggttagaaataaaaattaacaacCTGCCCCCCCAAACCCATGAATTTACTTCAACTCTAACAAAACTCAGTCTTCTGGTCACTGGCAGCCAAAGCACTTCTTGAGCAAAATGCCTGAACTCAAGGGAAGGAGCAAAACAGAATAACCAAGAATCACACGGAATAACCTGGTAAAGCTCTGAGATTCTTATGCACATAtagcagcacagcagaaaaaattAGGGGAATTCACAGAAAATGAAGTCTTGATGCATGACCAAGAATACAACTCCACAAAAACTGACCAGAAACCTTCCAataaaattaatacattttcctcctattcattttttatttcattactaCTGactattaagaaaaaaaaaatctctttttctttgcttctggTCTTTGTGTACTAGAGGGTTGCAGATACAAAAATGGTAAAAACAAACCCTGCAACTATTACCTTACTGGTTTAAAAGAATGACTTTGATGTATTgttggagccctggctgctgagcgtttcagactttctgtgctgacgggcactgacccccaggagaacactgcattgacctgaggctgtggagaagacttccaaaatggaatgacagaactgggattgtgggggtggagtttgAATGGAAGTGTGtaacatcacagggtgggaaactcagagtttaaggttttagaatacagtaataaatataaagcaagatggaggttttagggcagtggctggtccttcttcaccttcttctccatgggtttgggtggttttgtgtaactggataaaaagtccacattgcagGACAtgggtggttggttattgggttaaaagtaacaataatttaggtgtcatttcttaattggacagtttatccttaaaaggccttgtagagagGGAGATAGGGCTCCATGTTTAGTTTGTTAGAGTGAAGGGCTGtagaactcagggtttgtgagactgcAACAGAGACAAGACCTAACAAACACCTGAGTCTGAACAAGAGATACCTTCTCACAGATTTACTCCCAACCTTGGCAGAAAAGAAGCAAGGAATCCACCAGTGTATCCTTAATATCAAATGCAGCCTTACCAACAAAGCAAGTTTTTGGTATTTCCGTTTCAGCTCTGCCGGGCTGTCCGAAGGTTGGGCCCCCAGGACCTCGTACCAGTCCTTCTGCTTCACCCTTGCCAAGGCCATGGCCTGATGGCTTTGCAATCCCTTCCTCGGCACTGCGCTAGAAAATCAATTCAAGGAAACCACAACCTGgaagagaaacaggaaaagcaaaaccaaggaTGTGGCAAACTGCAGCATCAGAGAATTGACTGCTGCCCTCGAGCACCTCCACACCATTATACGAGAACTGTTGTGCAAGAAAAGTTAAATGCACGTGGCCATTCCATCCCCCAGCCTGTCAAATGTGACATCTTCTGTTTCCTGTCCAAGTGCCTCAGCGTATCGCGTTCAGAAGCCATCCATACttctttaaaaatcattttgtgTGTAGAATGAACTGTTTAGAAATGCCCCAGGTtacagggacacctttcatacagacacttttaaaaacaaacttttGACTTTGAAGCAATACCGTACTTAACACATGAAAACATGAAGTACAGAAAAGGGTGACATTTTTCAAATTGGGGATAAGATCTGTGCAAGAAGACACAAGAAAAACGATGTGTTTGTTTttacaaaattactttttcagagCATGGAAATGCCTTCATCCTGCTGAGTAAGAAGTCAACTTTCTTAAAGCAGGAGAGCatgtaaaaacaaataaacaaaataaaccaaattaataaataaacaaaaatgaacCAAAATATACAAAGTTAGCACAGGTCACTAAGCAAAACCTACCCAGAAGTGTGGCTTTCAATTTTGGCCATCTTTCATCAACTTAATGacccagaaagaaaaagaaaacaaaacaggagaCTAAGTGTCAGTAACAGAATGGCAGTGCTTGAGCTTCACGCAGATTCTTAGGTGTGCTGCAatccccagctggcagcagccgATTTACCATGAACTTCCAGAGAAGAAATAACACTGCCAGTAGGCAAGAGCTTTGTAAACACACAAGCTCTATAACTGTAAATTAATTGtgacacaaaacaaaaaaccaaaaacaaaggTTTGGgttgttgctttttatttttttttctctaaaactgCTTCCGTCGTACTTGAGACTAAACGTGGCATTCCCGGGGGAAGGTGTGTAGGTGTTTCAAACCCGGCTGAGCAGACCGCGGTACCCAGGGGGCAGGGCAGAGCGCCCCGCTCCCGTCCTGCCCGCCCCGGGAGCGCTCCCGCAGCGCGGCCCCGCACAACCGCGGCGGGCGCCACCGGGGAGCGCTCCCGCCGCCCGGGCCAGGCCGCGGCCCCGCTGCCGGAGGTGCCCCGCCGCCCTCCCTCGCAGCTCCGCAATCCTTCCCGGGTCCAGCCCGGATCCCCGGTCCTTCCTCCCCCGGTCCAGCCCGGATCCCCGGTCCTTCCTCCCGCGGTCCAGCCCGGATCCCCGGTCCTTCCTCCCCCGGTCCAGCCCGGATCCCCGGTCCAGCCGGGATCCCGGGTCCTTCCTCCCCCGGTCCAGCCCGGATCCCGGGTCCTTCCTCCCCCGGTCCAGCCCGGATCCCCGGTCCGGCCCGGATCCCGGGTCCAGCCCGGATCCCCGGTCCTTCCTCCCCCGGTCCAGCCCGGATCCCCGGTCCAGCCCGGATCCCGGGTGCTTCCTCCCCCGGTCCAGCCCGGATCCCGGGTCCTTCCTCCCCCGGTCCAGCCCGGATCCCGGGTCCAGCCCGGATCCCGAGTCCTTCCTCCCCCGGTCCAGCCCGGATCCCGGGTCCTTCCTCCCCCGGTCCAGCCCGGATCCCGGTTCTTCCTCCCCCGGTCCAGCCCGGATCCCGGGTCCAGCCCGGATCCCGGTCCTTCCTCCCCCGGTCCAGCCCGGATCCCCGACCTTTCTCCCCCGGTCCAGCCCGGATCCCGGGTCCAGCCCGGATCCCCGGTCCTTCCTCCCCCGGTCCAGCCCGGATCCCGGGTCCTTCCTCCCCCGGTCCAGCCCGGATCCCGGTCCTTCCTCCCCCGGTCCAGCCCGGATCCCCGTCCTTCCTCCCCCGGTCCAGCCCGGATCCCGGGTCCAGCCCGGATCCCGGGTCCTTCCTCCCCCGGTCCAGCCCGGATCCCGGTCCTTTCTCCCCCGGTCCAGCCCGGATCCCGGGTCCTTCCTCCCCCGGTCCAGCCCGGATCCCCGGTCCTTCCTCCCCCGGTCCAGCCCGGATCCCGGTCCTTCCTCCCCCGGTCCAGCCCGGATCCCCGTCCTTCCTCCCCCGGTCCCTCCCCGGtgcccgcggccgccccgcgctCCCACCTGCCCCGCACCGTCCATGGCAGCGCACGCCCAACTCGTCCGGCGGGAAACACGCTCCTCTCCCCCGCCGCGCTTTAGGCCCCTCCGCTCGGCCGGCGCCGCCTCGGTGTTTCCAGCCGGGCAGTAGTGGCGCCGCACCGGAGGAAGCGCGGCCCGACGCGTTCCCATGGCGACCGCGGTTCCCCGGCGCGGCCCGGgccggctccggctccggccccgccgcccctgCGCTCCGGCGGCCGCGGCCTCGGGCCGAGGAGGCTCCGCTGCCCGTCCCGTTCCGCCTCGCTCGCTGCGCGGGAGCCCCACGGCCGCTCTCCCCGCAGGGACTCCGCCTCCCGCGGTGCCGGCGCTGCCATTGCCCGGCCCCGCAGGCGGAGCTCGGAGCCCGGGCTGCCGGCCtggggagcggagcggagcggagcggtgGTGCCTTTCTGGGGAATGCTTGtgctgaaagggaaggaagaacGTCCtcctgctgaaaaaaaaatccagctctgGAAGCAGGTTTTTAATGATGTAAAGGCGGTTCCTCATTAGAAACAAAGAAGGAACCACAAAACGCCTTACACACCCCCACCCCTAAATCTGcaaaaacaacacaaacaaaagcccaccaccaccacaaaaaaaccccaaaaaaccccaaacaccaaaaaaccaacccctaaaacaaacagacaaataaaaaaagtaaaaaccccccaaacaaccccccaaaaaacccacaacaaagcTCCTCAAAACCTTAGGTGGATGCCGGAGACTTCAGCTTTTGGAATCTTAGGCAAAACTAGCTAGCAAAATCCCTAAGCATTTCTCCAGGCAAACTGAGCTCACGCCGCACTTCTAAATGTATAGCATAGGTCCTGTGACAACATTTGTATGTGCTATGGTAGAATCAAAGCAGCTTCTTGTCACTTTTGTCACCCTTTGAAGTGTTGAAGCCGGGTCGGACGGACGCTGTCGGGAAGGGCTGGGAGCGTTCCTGGCGCATGGCTCCCATCAAGCAGAGCCGAGTGGGACAGCTGGAGCTCGGTGAGACACGCGGAGATTTATTTAAGGTTTAAGGCTGGGAAAACATCAGATCTGCACAACCACTCGGCACCTGATTAGTGTGATTTTTGTCCGTGCTGGTTGTCAGTGTTCCTTTTGAAATTGGACTTTTCTTCTCAGGTAAAGGTTTCAGTGGGGTTCCGTGTGTCACCTCCTTCACTGGGGCTGGTGTGTTTTTTCAAGAGTTTGAAAAAGAGTTAaaagtttctttaaaatgtgGTGTTGTCCTGGAGATTGGTCGCTACACCCGTGCTTTCACCAAAAATGGGTAATATCCTCCTAAAGACTATATACAAGATGCACTGTTAATCCTTGATGTCAAAAATTCCTACGTTGCATATTGAGGTTTTTGTCAGTTTTAAATCTTGCTAGGATTGGTACCAGCTCGTACAGTATTTGAAACACAGGGTTGTTTGAGAGATTGTGGGCAACTGTATATCTGTaatgagaaaatagaaaataaataaaaatagaaaaataaaaacgaAATTTTATCTATCATCTAAAATATATATACCCTTTGatataaattttaataataaaatatattaaataataaatgtaataaatttataaatttagtatataaatagaaaattatCTGTATGTGTAAAGCAATTATTTCTGGAGTCAGTGAAACAATTTTGGCAGTGAAACACTTGTTCTTTTCTGTGCATGCTCAGCATAccaaagtaaaagaaaataggCTATTTAATAGAACAGTTTGGTGTTCATGCAGCACTGAGCTTGTCTGGTGTCCCAGGTTTCGTGTCTCAGTTTCTCTTTTAATCTGCCCAGTTCCAGAAGCCATAGTATCAAATCTAAACCTCTTTCAGCATCATCAATAAGCACTGAATATTGACTGGGTTCTGATACATTTAAGAGCCTTGAGGACGTTTAAGTCGTGCAAAGATGAGTATTTTGGATGAAATGTGGGTTCGGTCAGTCATAGCTAATCACGCCCTGACTGGTTGTGAGGACTTGGTCAGTCTCAAGCAATTTGATAATCTTCCATCTCCAGAGTTACAATAATTAACTCAGGTCAAGATGTGTTAAATGGGAGTGGgtgcagagggagcagggaaacCAGCGGAACACAAATGCTCTGCCTGGTGAGCTAGCACACAGCCCAGTGTAGCCAGAGCTTCgctgcttttttccctcctgaaggcaaaaaattataaaaaaagagTAGGTAAGTGCCAGGAGAGTGTGGAGAACTTGCCACGAGAGTCCAGGAGGAGTGGAGACAGAGCAGAAACTCTGGGACTCTTGTCCCAGGATGGAGGCATGGGACACCTGTAAGAAACCAGGCTTGCTTAATTATCTCCGATGATGTGAGCGGGCACAGGTGCCGTGCATTTCGCTGGAGCTGGACACTGAGTATGGTGAAAAGTTTCTTTCTCTTGTTCAAGATACTTTAGATGAAAGTTGGTGGTTTCAGACATTTTTGTGAGAATATTTAACTTTTTAGCAGATGCTTTTCTTGAGACTGTCTCATAACATTGGGCTGTGTTGTCAA
This window of the Anomalospiza imberbis isolate Cuckoo-Finch-1a 21T00152 chromosome 6, ASM3175350v1, whole genome shotgun sequence genome carries:
- the LOC137476603 gene encoding uncharacterized PE-PGRS family protein PE_PGRS20-like; amino-acid sequence: MRNRLYIIKNLLPELDFFFSRRTFFLPFQHKHSPERHHRSAPLRSPGRQPGLRAPPAGPGNGSAGTAGGGVPAGRAAVGLPRSERGGTGRAAEPPRPEAAAAGAQGRRGRSRSRPGPRRGTAVAMGTRRAALPPVRRHYCPAGNTEAAPAERRGLKRGGGEERVSRRTSWACAAMDGAGQVGARGGRGHRGGTGGGRTGIRAGPGEEGPGSGLDRGRKDRGSGLDRGRKDPGSGLDRGRKDRDPGWTGGGRTRDPGWTRDPGWTGGGRTGIRAGPGEEGPGSGLDRGRKDPGSGLDRGRKDRGSGLDPGSGLDRGRKVGDPGWTGGGRTGIRAGPGIRAGPGEEEPGSGLDRGRKDPGSGLDRGRKDSGSGLDPGSGLDRGRKDPGSGLDRGRKHPGSGLDRGSGLDRGRKDRGSGLDPGSGPDRGSGLDRGRKDPGSGLDRGRKDPGSRLDRGSGLDRGRKDRGSGLDRGRKDRGSGLDRGRKDRGSGLDPGRIAELRGRAAGHLRQRGRGLARAAGALPGGARRGCAGPRCGSAPGAGRTGAGRSALPPGYRGLLSRV